The Candidatus Hamiltonella defensa 5AT (Acyrthosiphon pisum) DNA window ACAACGTATGTTCAGGCTAAATGTAGTGTGAGTTATTGTGGAGAGCCGCTGGCTACCTGGGGCAATAAAATTCTGGACTGTACACAGAACCAACTGGCCCCGCCGTTTACAGTGCTGTTATTTGGCTATCACTGATTAAATAAAACGTTTTTTTAAATTCATCAAATTAACTTTTGAGGATTCTCTATGCAAAAAATTGGCGATATTACCAATACCGCGACGCCAGACGGTGAATTTACCAATGGTAATGTGGCTGGTGGGGTAAGCCCCACATTATTACCTGCTAAGTGGTTTAATACCATACAGCGTGAGCTATGTCATGTTATTACCAAAAATGGGGGTGTATTAAATCCTGATGATGACACACAGATTTTTGAGATTCTAAACTCAGTATTTTTATCTCAAAAGCAAAACGGCTCAGACATCCCGGATAAACATCAATTTATAGAAAATCTGGGGTTGTCAGAAACGGTCGATTGTGCAAAAAATGCACTGGATAAACGGCACGGCGGTGAAGTGCAGGGACAAATTCAAGTGAACGACACCCTCAGGGTGTCAAAGAACGGAAAAACCGCGACCTATCAAGAAGATGGCAATATTGACGGAGAGTGCTGGGGCGGGCTCTTAAATCAATGGATCACCACCAAAATCACGGAAGCCGTACAAAGCCGGGCCCCCTGGGAGGAAGTCAATCGTACCTTTGTCCGGGACATCAGATTATCCAGTGTGCAACTCATGAGTGTTCAGACCTATGACCGACAACTTTCCGCAGGCGCCGTGGTCACTGGGTTTAAAACGGATGGTCTCTGGGAGATAAAAAGCTATGCCTATTACCGATTCATACAGAAAAATATTAATGGGCAGTGGATAACCGTAGGGCAGGGATAATGTGATGAAGATGTATAAAAATTTTAACAAGACAGATATTGAAGCATTATCAGAAAAACAAAGGGAGTTGAAATACAACATCAATGCTTCATACCTACAGGATGAAAACGGCGATGATTGGTATGACCTTCAAAAAACGTTTCAGCCAGACACATTCAAAGTGATGTTTGATGAAAAAAACACGGTGGTCTCTATCGCGAGAGATGCTTCTACCTTATTCCCTTTAAATTGCAATATTGTCGAGCTGGATTCGCTGCCTGAGGGCGCAGAAAATAATGGAGAATGGATTTTTGACGGTCATCAAGTGGTGAGAGGAACCTATACAGAGGCAGAACGGACGCGGCAAGCGGCGAGGGAAAAAGAAAAATGGATGGACAGAGCGAGCAAAGCCATAGGCCCGCTGGCCGATGCGGTAGAACTAGGGATAGCGACCGAACAAGAGGTCCAGGCTCTCAAGAACTGGAAAGCCTATCGTGTCGCCCTCCATCGACTCGACCCCAAGGCGGGGGAAATCACCTGGCCTGAAGTGCCGAGGGGGTAGGATTACAGGTGTTTTTATTTGTTTGGCCGCTGAAAATTTATGACCGACTTCGTTAAACGATCTCTCATTTATTGCTTTAAGGCTTTTGAAATTGCTTCTCCGGCATTAAAGCAGCGGTTGAAAAGTTCGTCCATTTTACTTTTATCTTCAGGTGTCATGGTTGGAATTTTTGTGGAATCTGTTTTGGGGTCTGTGACACAATTTGTCACTTTGTCTATTTGAGTTGCGATGCCGACAGGTCTTTCTTGTGAGTCATTGTAAACTTTATCATCTCTAAGTAAGGGCTGATTTGAAGTAGAATGGTTAACGTTCATATCAAAAACTCCTGAAATTTAGAAAGACCTTATATTGAGGGACCTTAAATAACTGAATGATTTATTTTTTTATTATCTGACCACATACATGATAAATATCAAATGATTTTTTCATCAATCCCCTTTTTATTCGATGAATCATCATTATTTTGTTAATAGTGCTGTCTAACCAAGAAAGCTGTAAACCATCACAGGATGCAGACGTGTTTTAAATATTATTAACGAAATTCTTTAAATTTTTCTGGAGGGAAAGCCGACATATAGCGAGCCACTTTTTTATGAATATTCATATCGGTTTTGTAATGGCCACTTTCATTACTCCAATTATTTATGTTTCCATTTTCTACCTCAAACATTCCTGCATAATAAACGTCTAGTCTACCACTTTCGCTCATTGCCAGAGATACGTGACCAATTCTCTTTCCATCAGAAGAGAATTGCCCTTCACAGGTACTGATAATTTCGAACTTAGTCTTAGAATTAAGGGAAGGAACAACAATAAACACATATCGGTCATCAGATAAAATACTTCCTAAATTTTTTTGATTTATTGTGACGCAAAATTTTTTTTCTTGAGGGCAGTGACCCTGTTTAATATTTTTAGCTTGAGAATCAATTTTTAGCGGTTTTAGATCCTGAAATGAAGGAAATATAGTTATATTTTTATCTGATAGAAAGTGGGGATTTTGTTCTATTTTCTTATCTTTAGAAACAGTTAATTCTTTAATAAAAGTTTTAATAGCCACTTTTTTATTTTCATTAAAAGTTTTTTTATGTGTTCTTTCTAATCGTTTTAAAAGTCTAGGACTATTTTTAATTGATGTTGGTGTTAATCTTTTTGACTCTAACAACTTTAACTCTGATTCACTAAAATTTATTCCTAAAATATTTCTTATAGTAGTATTGGTAATTAAGCTCATTTATTTCCTAAAAATAATTTAAATATGTTTATTTGTTTTAAATTTGAATGTAAAAATTTAAGTCTTTAAAAATACTTATTTTAAGCCTCTTTTTGTGAAAACTTTTCAAGTCATCATTTTTTTGTAAATGATTGAGCAAAAAAGCAATTCTTTCTTTCGAAGCATTAAGCTTTATATCAAGTTCTTCTTTTATCAGAGGTGTATAAGGTATTTTTTTATGAAAATTTTCATATTATTTATTTTTTTATAGCTAAAACGCGCAATGTGGGCATTCAGACTTTTAAATATCATTTACGTTTCTTAAATCCAGTTTTGGATAATTTATTTTATTAAATCATTTTTAAACTTTGAGATTTTTTAATTCAAAATATTTTATAAGTTTCAATTTAAAAAACGTCAAACACCGTTTATTTATGTAAATTTTTATTGAACTATCTGTAAATAAATTGATTTCTCTCCAAAATACGTTTTTGTATTTGCACTTACTTCCTTCGGCTACGTGTCGCGCGGTCTACTACGTCAACCATCAGGAAAACAGGGGCAATGCAAGTGAGGTGCCGTCTCGTTCATGCGCGATCTGAGCCCGCACGTGGGGCGTCATGATGCGGGCGACTTCCTGCATGACCGGCATGACGACGCTATTGCCGAACTGACGGTAAGCCTGTGTATCACTGACAGGTATCTGGAAAGCGTCAGGGAAGCCCATCAGGCGGGCGCATTCACGTGGCGTCAGGCGTCTCGGCCGTTTGTTGCTGCCCTGCCATACAAGGATTTCTGACCCGTCCTTGTGATACCGGGCTGACAGTGTGCGTGTCACACTATCGGGATAGACGATACCAAATCCGAACCCATTGCCGGCGGCGCGGTGCTTGTCTGCATAGGCCTGAAGGTAGGCCCACAGGTTGGGCGTCAACGTGTATCGGAGCGGCACGGCCCGCCTGTCGTGATCGAAAAAGCGCTCTCCATCCCAGGGGAGCACCGGCTCTGTGCCATCCGTCCTGTGCAGAATTGACGCAAGGCGCGGACCTTCTTCCGGTAGTTTCAGGTCATCCCATGAGAAGCCCGTTTTTTCGCGGAAACCGACGATGATGATTCGTTCGCGATGCTGCGGTGTGAAGTGCTGCCCGTCGATTACCCTGTAATGCACATCATAGCCCAGCTCGTCCCTGAGCGTTTGCAGGATGACGTTGAAGGTGTGGCCCTTGTTGTGTGAAAGCAGGTTCTTGACGTTTTCCAGCAGGAACGCCCAAGGGCGTCTGGTGGCGATGATACGGGCCACGTCAAAGAACAGGGTTCCCTGCGTGGTGCATTCGAAACCATGTGGGCGGCCCAGCGAATTCTTTTTGCTGACGCCCGCAATACTGAACGGCTGGCAGGGGAAGCCGGCGAGCAGTACATCATGGTCCGGCACGTCCTCTGCCGGATATGGAACGATGTCACCCACAAACGGATGAGGGGCGCCGTAGTTCTGAATGTAGGTCTTTTTTGAGAACCTGTTCCATTCGCTGGTAAAAACGCATTCACCGCCCTGAGCATCGAAGCCCATACGGATGCCGCCAATGCCGGCGAACAGGTCAATGAAGCGGAAGCGGGGGCTCACTTTTTTTGTGCGGGCGGCGGGTTGTTGCAACAGGTCGCGCAACACGGGTTCGGGCATGGGTTGTATGAACCTGAGGCGTTCTGGCGGCTGGGCATGTGTCATATCTTGCTCTCTGGGAATGTGTGCGGACATTAATCCGTGCGCGTTTAGATGTATGGGGAGATTTGGCTCAACAAACTGGGGGGAAAAGTACGCAAGACACCCGAGGTACCATCGGGGTCAAATATCATTTTTAATGACCACCGTGCCCAACTGTTTATATGATAAGGGCGTCCGGCGGGAAGGAAGTTTAAGAAAGGAACGTGACTGGAAAATGAAAGATTGAAAAAAGCACTGAATGTCCTGATTTTGAGCAAAATCACAGGTCATAATAAAATTTAACTCATTGTTAAATCACACTTTAAATATCGAGTTTTTAGTTATTTACACAAATTTATTGACAGGCTCACCCCAGTTTATTTTGTTGTTAACTTTGAGTTCACTGACTCTACGTCAATATAAAAATCAGCAACAAGGAACGGCTCTTGTAAGAAACGTTTTAAATAAGAATCTGTACCGCGTCTAACCGCTGTTGCACGCAAACCAAAATCATCCATTATTCGTTTTGTCGATTTTCCATTCGGGGTTTTTTCAAAGAAAATATTAAGGAGTTCATCTCCCTCTTTGCCTTTTGTCAAATCTAGAGTCTCATTATTTTCAACGTTTTTTCTTTTAATTAGCTGAGGCAGCTCTCCATAAAACCCCTGTTTTTGGGCAATAATCTTATATTGGTATGCTGTAACCTCATTAGCAAATACTGGTAATTCTTTCTCACGATAATTTTTTATGAATGTCCACTTATGTGATTTATATTTATTTTCAAAATGGCCTTTATTTTTTTTATTGAAACTAGTGATTTGATTTGGCTTCGTTTTTGTCTCTTTATGAAAGAAGTTTTTGCTGTCTTCTATATACCGACTACTTTTCGGGTTCGGGGAAATGTGATGAGGAATAGATGATGTTGAATTAGATACAGTTTGAATGCTTTTTACAAACTTCTGTGTTGACGATGTTGACGATGTTGACGATGTTGACGATGTTGACGATGTTGACGATATAGGTCTCATAACATTCTTTCCATTAAAGTTAAAAAGTTATAACAGGTTAAATAGTTAATTTTAATATTTTTTTAACAAACAAAACTATCAAAAAACGC harbors:
- a CDS encoding tail fiber assembly protein, with protein sequence MKMYKNFNKTDIEALSEKQRELKYNINASYLQDENGDDWYDLQKTFQPDTFKVMFDEKNTVVSIARDASTLFPLNCNIVELDSLPEGAENNGEWIFDGHQVVRGTYTEAERTRQAAREKEKWMDRASKAIGPLADAVELGIATEQEVQALKNWKAYRVALHRLDPKAGEITWPEVPRG
- a CDS encoding autotransporter outer membrane beta-barrel domain-containing protein; the encoded protein is MRTLIRARLDVWGDLAQQTGGKSTQDTRGTIGVKYHF
- the dcm gene encoding DNA (cytosine-5-)-methyltransferase produces the protein MPEPVLRDLLQQPAARTKKVSPRFRFIDLFAGIGGIRMGFDAQGGECVFTSEWNRFSKKTYIQNYGAPHPFVGDIVPYPAEDVPDHDVLLAGFPCQPFSIAGVSKKNSLGRPHGFECTTQGTLFFDVARIIATRRPWAFLLENVKNLLSHNKGHTFNVILQTLRDELGYDVHYRVIDGQHFTPQHRERIIIVGFREKTGFSWDDLKLPEEGPRLASILHRTDGTEPVLPWDGERFFDHDRRAVPLRYTLTPNLWAYLQAYADKHRAAGNGFGFGIVYPDSVTRTLSARYHKDGSEILVWQGSNKRPRRLTPRECARLMGFPDAFQIPVSDTQAYRQFGNSVVMPVMQEVARIMTPHVRAQIAHERDGTSLALPLFS